In a genomic window of Curtobacterium sp. MCBD17_035:
- a CDS encoding DUF6338 family protein, with amino-acid sequence MDRITAPRETLSAQPALAGVAILVMAVVIPTALALGLHAELRLEAPTVQWWPSWLKLPRRQTAYESTPTAWDKAAPRQGDKWIRISLPNGQRVGGWMSGASLVSTYPQPRDVFIQEQFPPQASSK; translated from the coding sequence GTGGACCGGATCACAGCGCCGCGGGAGACCCTGAGCGCACAGCCGGCGCTCGCCGGCGTCGCGATCCTCGTGATGGCGGTCGTCATCCCCACCGCACTGGCCCTGGGCCTCCACGCGGAACTCCGTCTCGAGGCGCCAACCGTGCAGTGGTGGCCGAGCTGGCTCAAGCTGCCGCGGCGGCAGACCGCCTACGAGAGCACGCCCACTGCCTGGGACAAGGCCGCCCCGCGACAGGGCGACAAGTGGATCCGCATATCGCTCCCCAACGGACAGCGCGTCGGCGGCTGGATGAGCGGGGCCAGCCTCGTGTCCACCTATCCGCAGCCGCGAGACGTCTTCATACAGGAGCAGTTCCCGCCCCAGGCCTCGTCGAAGTGA